From a single Saccharomonospora amisosensis genomic region:
- a CDS encoding DoxX family protein — MILRRVARPLLASIFISGGINALRMKEQHAEVAKPLVDRTVREKAEQLPSSVPTDPETLVQVDAAAKILGGSLLALGIFPRVSAMILLGSLVPTTVAAHPFWEEKDEQAKQQQLTQFIKNAGLAGGLLLAVADTGGKPSLGWRAKHAAAEVNQQVQDKATTVQRGAGKVGKKAGKATGMAKRTKAGKGPKAAKAAAKVAKRNAKRKAPGAVRGVLR; from the coding sequence ATGATTCTCCGCAGGGTGGCGCGCCCACTCCTCGCTTCGATCTTCATCTCGGGCGGCATCAACGCCCTGCGCATGAAGGAGCAGCACGCCGAGGTGGCCAAGCCACTGGTCGACCGCACCGTGCGCGAGAAGGCGGAGCAACTGCCTTCCTCAGTACCGACGGACCCTGAGACCCTGGTGCAGGTTGACGCGGCCGCCAAGATTCTGGGCGGGTCGCTGCTCGCCCTCGGTATCTTCCCGCGTGTGTCGGCGATGATCCTGCTCGGCAGTCTCGTGCCAACCACCGTTGCCGCGCACCCGTTCTGGGAGGAGAAGGACGAGCAGGCCAAGCAGCAGCAGCTGACCCAGTTCATCAAGAACGCGGGCCTGGCGGGTGGCCTGCTGCTGGCCGTGGCCGACACCGGGGGCAAGCCGTCGCTGGGGTGGCGCGCCAAGCACGCCGCTGCCGAGGTGAATCAGCAGGTGCAGGACAAGGCGACCACGGTGCAGCGCGGTGCGGGCAAGGTCGGCAAGAAGGCGGGCAAGGCCACCGGCATGGCGAAGCGGACAAAGGCCGGTAAGGGCCCAAAGGCCGCGAAGGCGGCAGCCAAGGTGGCCAAGCGCAACGCCAAGCGCAAGGCACCCGGCGCTGTCCGAGGTGTGCTGCGCTGA
- a CDS encoding glycerophosphodiester phosphodiesterase produces MTVKRAFGSIAAVLVAVLFVNGTAAAKPNHRDFDIQAHRGGIGLTVEGTLAAFSRAMELGVTTLELDIQITRDGREVITHDRKINPAKCADTAPAWPQDPQYPYAGKYIKDLTFAQVRTLDCGSQRLPNYPDQQLSPGARMPTLAELFDLARQHRAWRLRFNIETKVEAAAPEETAPREQFVDRVIQEVARSGFARNVTIQSFDWGALMLVRERAPWLPVVALTQPEFLQVGQPGKSPWLGGLDIDDFGGSPVRAVRSFGASALSPVHGNPQGGTVSDPDYVPFTTKQLVDEAHQAGIAVVPWTINDEATMHKLIDDGVDGIITDYPDRLRRVAAERGFKLPKAYPNRSPFASGR; encoded by the coding sequence ATGACTGTGAAACGAGCATTCGGCTCCATCGCCGCCGTCCTGGTGGCCGTCCTTTTCGTGAACGGAACGGCGGCGGCGAAGCCGAACCACCGGGACTTCGACATCCAGGCTCACCGTGGTGGTATCGGGCTGACCGTCGAGGGCACCCTCGCCGCGTTCTCCCGTGCCATGGAGCTCGGCGTGACCACCCTGGAACTGGACATTCAGATCACCCGTGACGGTCGCGAGGTGATCACGCACGACCGCAAAATCAACCCGGCCAAGTGCGCGGATACCGCCCCGGCGTGGCCGCAAGACCCGCAGTACCCCTACGCGGGCAAGTACATCAAGGACCTGACGTTTGCCCAGGTGCGCACCCTTGACTGCGGCTCGCAACGGTTGCCGAACTACCCCGACCAGCAGCTCTCGCCCGGCGCGAGGATGCCCACCCTCGCGGAGTTGTTCGACCTCGCCAGGCAGCACAGGGCGTGGCGGCTGCGGTTCAACATCGAAACGAAGGTCGAGGCGGCCGCGCCGGAGGAAACCGCTCCCCGCGAGCAGTTCGTCGATCGGGTCATTCAAGAGGTCGCGAGGTCGGGTTTCGCGCGCAACGTCACCATCCAGAGCTTCGACTGGGGCGCGCTGATGCTTGTCCGCGAGCGCGCACCCTGGCTGCCCGTGGTCGCACTGACTCAGCCGGAGTTCCTCCAGGTAGGCCAGCCGGGTAAGTCGCCGTGGCTCGGTGGGCTCGACATCGACGACTTCGGCGGCAGTCCGGTGCGGGCGGTGCGCTCGTTCGGGGCAAGCGCACTGTCGCCGGTGCACGGCAACCCGCAGGGCGGAACCGTCAGCGACCCGGACTACGTGCCGTTCACCACGAAGCAACTGGTGGACGAGGCGCACCAGGCAGGCATCGCGGTGGTCCCGTGGACGATCAACGACGAGGCGACGATGCACAAGCTGATCGACGACGGTGTGGACGGCATCATCACCGACTACCCCGACAGGTTGCGCCGGGTGGCGGCGGAGCGCGGCTTCAAGCTGCCCAAGGCCTACCCGAACCGGTCGCCTTTCGCTAGCGGTCGCTAG
- a CDS encoding AAA family ATPase, which translates to MDPVRNPFAPGAGQRPPELAGRERELQAFEVVLERVARGRPERSLVLTGLRGVGKTVLLGELRSMAVRRGWGAGKVEARPDAALRRPLSAALHRAIRDLAVKHRAPDRVDEVLAVLKAFALKANHSDAKLRDRWQPGIDVPAASGRADSGDIEIDLVELFTDVAELAADVGTGVAVLIDEIQDLMPADVSALCAACHELSQSGAPLVVVGAGLPHVPTVLSASKSYSERLFRYTRIDRLDRADADRAVVTPVEREDAEISPNALDALFAASGGYPYFIQAYGKAAWDAAPSNPITEDDVNLAAPEAQSELAVGFFGARYERATPAEREYLRAIAELTQGRDESAGTSDVAVYLGRKPSSLSPARDSLMKKGLVYSAERGHIAFTVPHFGNYLLGRSDD; encoded by the coding sequence ATGGACCCCGTTCGGAACCCGTTCGCCCCCGGCGCCGGTCAGCGCCCTCCCGAACTCGCAGGCCGGGAGCGTGAGTTGCAGGCCTTCGAGGTGGTGCTGGAGCGGGTCGCCCGTGGCAGGCCGGAGCGCAGCCTCGTGCTCACCGGCTTGCGCGGGGTCGGCAAGACCGTGCTGCTGGGAGAGTTGCGTTCGATGGCGGTGCGGCGCGGTTGGGGCGCGGGCAAGGTGGAGGCACGCCCCGACGCCGCGCTGCGCAGACCGTTGTCCGCCGCCCTGCACAGGGCGATCCGTGATCTCGCGGTCAAGCACCGCGCGCCCGACCGGGTGGACGAGGTGCTCGCCGTGCTCAAGGCGTTCGCGCTCAAGGCCAACCACTCCGACGCCAAACTCCGCGATCGCTGGCAACCGGGTATCGACGTTCCAGCTGCCTCCGGCCGCGCCGACTCCGGGGACATCGAGATCGACCTGGTCGAGCTGTTCACCGACGTCGCGGAGCTGGCGGCCGACGTGGGCACGGGCGTGGCGGTGCTGATCGACGAGATCCAGGACCTGATGCCCGCCGACGTGTCGGCACTGTGCGCCGCGTGCCACGAACTGTCGCAGTCCGGCGCACCACTCGTCGTCGTCGGGGCGGGTCTGCCACACGTACCGACCGTGCTGTCGGCGTCGAAGTCGTACTCGGAGCGGCTCTTCCGCTACACCAGGATCGACCGGCTCGACCGGGCCGACGCCGACCGTGCGGTGGTGACACCCGTCGAGCGCGAGGACGCCGAGATCAGCCCGAACGCCCTAGACGCGCTGTTCGCGGCCTCCGGCGGATATCCCTACTTCATCCAGGCGTACGGCAAGGCGGCGTGGGACGCCGCACCCTCGAACCCCATCACGGAGGACGACGTGAACCTGGCCGCGCCGGAGGCGCAGAGCGAGTTGGCTGTCGGCTTCTTCGGGGCCCGCTACGAGCGGGCGACCCCTGCCGAACGGGAGTATCTGCGCGCGATCGCCGAGTTGACCCAAGGCCGCGACGAGAGCGCGGGCACCTCCGACGTGGCGGTGTATCTCGGCCGCAAGCCGTCGTCGCTGTCACCTGCGAGGGACAGCCTGATGAAGAAGGGGCTGGTGTACTCGGCCGAGCGAGGCCACATCGCCTTCACCGTGCCCCACTTCGGCAACTACCTGCTGGGTCGATCCGACGATTGA
- a CDS encoding peroxidase-related enzyme (This protein belongs to a clade of uncharacterized proteins related to peroxidases such as the alkylhydroperoxidase AhpD.), which translates to MSEQVSRFGTVEPDELPEDLRERIGQIAEKSGFVPNIFRALGRRPDELRAFLDYHDALMNSSVGLSKAERELVVVATSGANHCTYCVVAHGAILRIRSKDSELADQVASNPWQAELDQRQRAIVDLALALAHDSAKFGERHLAAAREAGLTEDEIWDVGSITALFAMSNRLAHLTALRPNPEFYRMGRD; encoded by the coding sequence ATGAGCGAGCAGGTGAGCAGGTTCGGCACGGTGGAGCCCGACGAGTTGCCGGAGGATCTGCGCGAGCGGATCGGGCAGATCGCGGAGAAGTCTGGGTTCGTTCCCAACATCTTCCGAGCGCTTGGGCGTCGGCCCGACGAGTTGCGGGCGTTCCTCGACTACCACGACGCGCTCATGAACTCCTCGGTCGGGCTGAGCAAGGCGGAACGCGAACTGGTGGTCGTGGCGACGTCCGGTGCGAACCACTGCACCTACTGCGTGGTCGCGCACGGCGCGATTCTGCGGATCAGGTCGAAGGACTCCGAGCTTGCCGACCAGGTTGCGAGTAACCCGTGGCAGGCGGAGCTTGACCAGCGGCAGCGGGCGATCGTCGATCTCGCGCTCGCGCTCGCGCACGACTCGGCGAAGTTCGGGGAACGGCATCTGGCGGCGGCACGCGAGGCCGGGCTGACCGAGGACGAGATCTGGGACGTCGGCTCGATCACCGCGCTGTTCGCCATGTCGAACCGGCTGGCTCACCTGACCGCGTTGCGTCCGAATCCGGAGTTCTACCGGATGGGACGCGACTGA
- the mctP gene encoding monocarboxylate uptake permease MctP, whose translation MSQVQWTELVVFTAFFLLVTVLGFLAARWRAGDTLDHLDEWGLGGRRFGSWITWFLIGGDLYTAYTFVAVPALLFGAGAMGFFALPYSVIAYPLVFLPLLRLWSVSRARGYVTPADFVRGRYGSTTLATLVAITGIVATMPYIALQLVGLESVLRTMGLNAGGLLGHLPLLIAFVILALYTYQSGLRAPALIAFVKDFLIYVVIFVAVLYLPAKLGGWDTIFSAAEAKFAQTPSPNDGIVLGANNQLQYATLALGSALALFLYPHAATGVLASRSRDVLKRNMSALPAYSVLLGLLALLGFAAVAAGTQALTNEATGRADSNTIVPKLFLDQFPSWFTGVAFAAIGIGALVPAAIMSIAAANLWTRNIYREFFNRAATPAQEARQARITSLVVKFGAVAFILFIDPQFSIDLQLIGGVIILQTLPAVAISLYTRWFHRFGLIAGWCVGMFWGLLLLYGIPNPATGKAHFGGSALPLDKLNLFGWQPFAGSQVQIYVGIVALAANLLVAVVVTMLARWLRAFNGIDSTNPADYHVDDGDKDLRPIAAPH comes from the coding sequence GTGAGCCAGGTGCAATGGACCGAACTGGTCGTCTTCACCGCGTTCTTCCTGCTGGTAACCGTGCTCGGGTTTCTGGCGGCACGCTGGCGGGCAGGCGACACGCTCGACCACCTCGACGAGTGGGGGCTGGGTGGCCGCAGGTTCGGTTCCTGGATCACCTGGTTCCTGATCGGCGGAGACCTCTACACCGCGTACACCTTCGTCGCGGTCCCCGCGCTGCTCTTCGGCGCCGGTGCGATGGGCTTCTTCGCGCTCCCCTACTCGGTCATCGCCTACCCGCTGGTGTTCCTGCCGCTGCTGCGGTTGTGGTCGGTGTCTCGGGCGCGCGGGTACGTCACGCCCGCCGACTTCGTGCGCGGCCGCTACGGCTCAACCACGCTGGCGACACTCGTGGCGATCACCGGGATCGTGGCGACCATGCCCTACATCGCGCTCCAGCTTGTCGGTCTGGAGTCGGTGCTGAGAACGATGGGTCTCAACGCGGGTGGGTTGCTCGGCCACCTGCCGCTGCTCATCGCGTTCGTCATCCTCGCCCTGTACACCTACCAGTCCGGTCTGCGGGCGCCCGCGCTGATCGCCTTCGTCAAGGACTTCCTGATCTACGTGGTCATCTTCGTCGCCGTGTTGTATCTACCCGCCAAACTCGGTGGCTGGGACACCATCTTCTCGGCGGCCGAGGCGAAGTTCGCGCAGACACCGTCCCCCAACGACGGCATCGTGCTGGGTGCGAACAACCAGTTGCAGTACGCCACGCTCGCGCTGGGCTCGGCGCTCGCGCTCTTTCTGTACCCGCATGCGGCCACGGGCGTGCTGGCATCCCGTAGCCGCGATGTGCTCAAGCGCAACATGTCGGCGTTGCCGGCGTACTCGGTGCTGCTAGGACTGCTGGCGCTGCTCGGCTTCGCCGCCGTGGCGGCGGGGACGCAGGCGCTGACCAACGAGGCCACCGGACGGGCCGACAGCAACACGATCGTGCCGAAGCTGTTCCTCGACCAGTTCCCGTCCTGGTTCACCGGCGTGGCATTCGCGGCCATCGGTATCGGCGCGCTCGTCCCGGCGGCGATCATGTCGATCGCGGCGGCGAACCTGTGGACGCGCAACATCTACCGGGAGTTCTTCAACCGTGCCGCCACCCCGGCACAGGAGGCACGGCAGGCGAGGATCACCTCGTTGGTCGTGAAGTTCGGTGCTGTCGCGTTCATCCTGTTCATCGACCCGCAGTTCTCCATCGACCTGCAACTGATCGGCGGAGTCATCATCCTGCAAACCCTGCCCGCGGTCGCGATCTCGCTGTACACGCGATGGTTCCATCGGTTCGGGCTGATCGCGGGCTGGTGCGTTGGCATGTTCTGGGGCTTGTTGCTGCTGTACGGCATCCCGAATCCGGCCACCGGCAAGGCCCACTTCGGCGGATCGGCGCTGCCGTTGGACAAGCTCAACCTGTTCGGTTGGCAGCCGTTCGCGGGCTCGCAGGTGCAGATCTACGTCGGCATCGTCGCGCTCGCGGCCAACCTGCTGGTCGCGGTTGTCGTCACCATGCTCGCCAGGTGGCTTCGCGCCTTCAACGGCATCGACTCCACCAACCCGGCCGACTACCACGTCGACGACGGTGACAAGGATCTGCGCCCGATCGCGGCACCGCATTGA
- a CDS encoding DUF3311 domain-containing protein yields the protein MSAHRVGKGSGLRFSPWNLLLLIPFWVLFTPLFNRETPELFGMPFFYWFQFVGIAVGVLCTSIVYLATRGRGGDR from the coding sequence ATGTCGGCGCACAGGGTTGGCAAGGGTTCGGGGTTGCGGTTCAGCCCCTGGAATTTGCTGCTGCTCATCCCGTTCTGGGTCCTGTTCACTCCGCTGTTCAACCGGGAGACCCCCGAGTTGTTCGGGATGCCGTTCTTCTACTGGTTCCAGTTCGTCGGCATCGCCGTCGGGGTGCTGTGCACCTCGATCGTCTACCTCGCCACCCGAGGCAGAGGAGGCGACCGGTGA
- a CDS encoding septum formation family protein, which produces MTLTACASEVTGTPAAGANTEAAATTTTEPAASGPPDQQIAQRGECVAGNDPAPVDCAKPHTVEITVAGTFGGAMPDEPPSRDAVFEAVFPTCRAEAAKYLGDERYDMTTLAAWLLWAGTDDWREGARWYRCGVARLGPDGRAVSHTGSMKDALAGNGSNKFRLCTKEPPSQPLPAPVACDQPHRSEAVAVIPMGDPRQPLPADEKFDRTARAECGDALRRYLGAARDDVTVAWHRPDKLNWRHGFNNLTCYAETKQPVTATLRGIGTAPLPS; this is translated from the coding sequence ATGACGCTGACGGCATGCGCCAGCGAGGTCACGGGCACGCCGGCTGCCGGTGCGAACACCGAGGCCGCGGCCACAACCACCACCGAACCCGCGGCGAGCGGCCCACCCGATCAGCAGATCGCCCAGCGTGGCGAGTGTGTCGCGGGCAACGATCCGGCTCCGGTGGACTGCGCGAAGCCACACACGGTCGAGATCACGGTGGCGGGCACGTTCGGCGGCGCCATGCCGGACGAGCCTCCCAGCCGTGACGCCGTATTCGAAGCGGTCTTCCCCACCTGCCGTGCCGAGGCCGCCAAGTACCTCGGTGACGAGCGCTACGACATGACTACGTTGGCGGCCTGGCTGCTGTGGGCGGGCACGGACGACTGGCGAGAAGGCGCCCGCTGGTACCGCTGTGGGGTCGCGCGGCTCGGTCCGGACGGCCGGGCCGTTTCGCACACCGGGTCGATGAAGGACGCCCTCGCAGGCAACGGCAGCAACAAGTTCCGGCTCTGCACGAAGGAACCGCCGTCTCAGCCGCTGCCCGCCCCGGTGGCGTGCGACCAACCACATCGCAGCGAAGCCGTCGCGGTCATCCCGATGGGAGATCCGAGACAACCGCTGCCCGCTGACGAGAAGTTCGACCGCACCGCGCGTGCGGAGTGCGGTGACGCGCTGCGCCGCTATCTCGGCGCCGCGCGCGACGACGTCACCGTCGCGTGGCATCGCCCCGACAAGCTGAACTGGCGCCATGGTTTCAACAACCTGACCTGCTACGCGGAAACGAAACAGCCCGTAACCGCCACACTGCGAGGCATCGGCACGGCGCCGCTGCCGAGCTGA
- a CDS encoding alpha/beta hydrolase — protein sequence MRKLRLSALVPALVGTLLIPVQTTAQAAQTSNSDKIPDRYTGQVLNWHRCEADELPSTPPEGAEDIECATFRTPRDWEQPGHGEDLTIAVSRLKATGGEATASVLTNPGGPGAPGRAFPARLRDQDRVRRQQEIIGFDPRGTGKSTNITCGGAIGTGGSLDPRDRDRKNLNLILDATEYAADSCQFKSGELGPLINTFQTVHDIDLLRTLLGRDKINWVGYSAGTWLGAHYAQQFPEHTGRFVLDSATEFTTTWQRSFDWQPLGFERRWRQDFLPWLARYDSLYHFGTTAERARQTYEQVRASLATQPIELDGQHVGPNEFDSAIGMNLYSKRSFPGLAEFLVSVRTLATPDKSANEQASALRRLQARLSEAKAIGPQPLVVPVEYDDAYDASFWTIPCNEGPWFGGRGTAIWQSERLGRQYPLLGWGWLVQPCIFWKTKPRDLPVLDGQGVPPVLIVQSEHDPATPIEGARRAHRAFEGSRMLTITDEGDHGIYAGGNSCADDVVEDFLVDGIVPSDRTCPGQPLPVPEGG from the coding sequence ATGAGGAAACTTCGCCTGTCCGCGCTGGTTCCCGCGCTGGTGGGGACACTCCTGATCCCGGTACAGACCACCGCGCAGGCAGCACAAACGTCCAATTCGGACAAAATCCCCGATCGGTACACCGGGCAGGTGCTCAACTGGCACCGCTGCGAGGCCGACGAACTCCCTTCCACCCCGCCCGAGGGCGCCGAGGACATCGAGTGCGCCACCTTCCGCACACCGAGGGACTGGGAACAACCGGGACACGGCGAGGACCTGACGATCGCGGTCAGCAGGCTGAAAGCCACCGGCGGCGAGGCGACCGCGAGCGTGCTGACCAACCCCGGAGGCCCCGGAGCGCCGGGGCGGGCATTCCCTGCCCGGCTGCGCGACCAGGACCGGGTACGGCGGCAGCAGGAGATCATCGGCTTCGACCCCAGGGGCACGGGCAAGAGCACCAACATCACGTGTGGCGGCGCGATCGGCACGGGTGGCTCACTTGATCCTCGGGACCGGGACAGGAAGAACCTGAATCTGATCCTGGACGCCACCGAGTACGCCGCGGACTCCTGCCAGTTCAAGTCGGGAGAGCTGGGCCCGCTCATCAACACCTTCCAGACCGTCCACGACATCGACCTGCTCAGGACCTTGCTCGGCCGCGACAAGATCAACTGGGTCGGCTATTCGGCGGGCACCTGGCTCGGCGCGCACTACGCGCAGCAGTTCCCCGAGCACACCGGCCGGTTCGTGCTGGACTCCGCGACCGAGTTCACCACCACCTGGCAGCGCTCGTTCGACTGGCAACCGCTCGGGTTCGAGCGCAGGTGGCGACAGGACTTCCTGCCGTGGCTGGCGCGGTACGACTCGCTTTACCACTTCGGCACCACCGCCGAGCGGGCCAGGCAGACCTACGAACAGGTGCGGGCAAGCCTCGCCACACAACCCATCGAACTCGACGGGCAGCACGTCGGCCCCAACGAGTTCGACAGCGCAATCGGAATGAACCTGTACAGCAAGCGTTCCTTCCCCGGACTCGCCGAGTTCCTGGTGAGCGTGCGCACGCTGGCCACACCTGACAAGTCGGCGAACGAGCAGGCTTCCGCACTGCGACGCCTGCAGGCACGGCTGAGCGAGGCCAAGGCCATCGGGCCACAGCCGCTGGTGGTGCCGGTGGAGTACGACGACGCGTACGACGCCAGCTTCTGGACCATTCCGTGCAACGAGGGCCCGTGGTTCGGCGGAAGGGGCACCGCCATCTGGCAGTCGGAGCGACTCGGAAGGCAGTACCCGCTGCTTGGCTGGGGCTGGCTGGTGCAGCCGTGCATCTTCTGGAAGACCAAGCCGAGGGACCTCCCGGTGCTCGACGGGCAGGGTGTTCCGCCGGTGTTGATCGTGCAGTCCGAACACGACCCCGCCACTCCGATCGAAGGAGCGAGGCGGGCACACCGGGCGTTCGAGGGCTCGCGGATGCTGACGATCACCGACGAGGGCGACCACGGTATCTACGCGGGCGGCAACTCGTGTGCCGACGACGTCGTGGAGGACTTCCTCGTCGACGGCATCGTGCCGAGCGACCGCACGTGCCCCGGACAGCCGCTGCCGGTTCCCGAAGGCGGCTGA
- a CDS encoding helix-turn-helix domain-containing protein → MVRVPLTKSQRARGERLGSLLRDARGSRSMVQIAAEAGISVETLRKIETGRIPTPAFFTVVAVADAVGVSLDSLRDAVTAETSTATSTATLPNVS, encoded by the coding sequence GTGGTCCGAGTGCCCCTCACGAAATCCCAGCGCGCCCGCGGCGAACGACTCGGTTCACTGCTACGAGATGCACGAGGCAGCCGCAGTATGGTGCAGATCGCGGCGGAAGCAGGGATCTCTGTCGAGACCCTTCGCAAGATCGAGACCGGCCGCATCCCCACCCCCGCGTTCTTCACCGTGGTGGCCGTGGCCGACGCGGTCGGCGTCTCGCTCGACTCGTTGCGCGACGCGGTCACTGCCGAAACATCCACAGCGACATCCACAGCGACGTTGCCGAACGTCTCCTGA
- a CDS encoding Nramp family divalent metal transporter — protein sequence MANEVRHSEVTDNVPVGWRARLRQIGPGMMAAATGVGAGDLVATMVAGSKFGYTLLWAVIVGTVFKIALAEAVGRWHLTSGQTLLAGWRDLGKWVLVYFGAYAVVWGFVYGATAMSASGLPLNALFPWLSLRYWAIACGLLGFLLVWFGRYRLIEKVMTAFVGIMFVTVVGTAILVTPNLLDAVNGFVPRLPSGSLVYVLGLIGGVGGTITMAAYGYWTMAKGWRSSRWLSMMRLDNTTGYVTTGIFVVAMLIVGSELLLNTDIVSGDEGLLLLGDTLAADYGQWARIPFLIGFFAVSFSSLVGVWNGVSLLFADWWRTWRIPAGVEDTGEDYESKAGVRSTPFRGYVLWLTFPPMALLFLDKPFQLTITYGVLGALFMPFLAATLLIMLNSGRVPSEGRSRWLSNGLLTLCLALFTYLAIDEIIGFFG from the coding sequence ATGGCGAATGAGGTCCGTCACAGTGAGGTGACAGACAACGTCCCGGTCGGTTGGCGAGCACGCTTGCGTCAGATCGGCCCAGGAATGATGGCCGCCGCGACCGGAGTGGGGGCCGGTGACCTGGTCGCCACGATGGTCGCCGGGTCGAAGTTCGGCTATACCTTGCTGTGGGCGGTGATCGTCGGCACCGTCTTCAAGATCGCGCTCGCCGAGGCCGTCGGCCGCTGGCACCTGACCTCCGGACAGACGCTGCTGGCGGGATGGCGCGACCTCGGCAAGTGGGTGCTCGTGTACTTCGGCGCCTACGCCGTGGTGTGGGGGTTCGTCTACGGTGCCACGGCGATGTCGGCATCCGGCCTGCCGTTGAACGCGCTGTTCCCGTGGCTTTCGCTGCGCTACTGGGCGATCGCGTGTGGGCTGCTTGGCTTCCTGCTCGTGTGGTTCGGCCGGTACCGGTTGATCGAAAAGGTCATGACAGCCTTCGTCGGCATCATGTTCGTCACCGTCGTCGGCACGGCGATTCTCGTGACGCCGAACCTGCTTGACGCGGTGAACGGGTTCGTGCCGAGGCTGCCGAGCGGCTCGCTCGTCTACGTACTCGGCCTTATCGGCGGTGTCGGCGGCACCATCACAATGGCCGCCTACGGCTACTGGACGATGGCCAAGGGTTGGCGGTCCTCCCGCTGGCTTTCGATGATGCGGCTGGACAACACCACCGGATACGTCACCACTGGCATCTTCGTCGTCGCCATGCTCATCGTCGGCTCGGAACTGCTGCTGAACACCGACATCGTTTCCGGAGATGAAGGCCTGCTCCTGCTCGGTGACACGTTGGCCGCCGACTACGGACAGTGGGCCCGCATCCCGTTCCTCATCGGCTTCTTCGCCGTCTCGTTCAGCTCGCTCGTCGGCGTGTGGAACGGCGTGAGTCTGCTGTTCGCCGACTGGTGGCGCACCTGGCGAATCCCCGCAGGCGTCGAGGACACCGGCGAGGACTACGAAAGCAAGGCAGGCGTGCGCAGCACGCCCTTCCGCGGCTACGTGCTGTGGTTGACGTTCCCGCCGATGGCACTGCTGTTCCTCGACAAGCCGTTCCAGCTCACCATCACATATGGCGTACTCGGTGCGCTTTTCATGCCGTTCCTCGCCGCGACGCTGTTGATCATGCTCAACTCCGGTCGCGTACCGAGCGAGGGCCGCTCCCGCTGGCTGTCCAACGGCCTGCTCACGCTGTGCCTCGCGCTGTTCACCTACCTCGCGATCGACGAGATCATCGGGTTCTTCGGCTGA
- a CDS encoding LLM class F420-dependent oxidoreductase: MDLAARKPFRFGVNLTAPAGRREWVDKSRKAEELGYDVVCVPDHLGAPAPFPALVLAAEATSSVRLCPFVLNTSFYNPALLARDVACTDQYVEGRLELGLGTGYVKAEFDAAGLPFPGPGARIDHLEHTVRRLRVLFAEEEPRPAQHPGPPLLMAGHRDRMLRLAAREADIVGFSGATFDHAGTSASVATAEQLGERVDFVRREAGERADRIELNLLIQKVVLTGDRESALQSLRRYAPELTDEQFSDVPILLVGTARQVADQLRAQRERFGFTYLTVLAPDMETFAEVIELLR; encoded by the coding sequence GTGGATCTTGCGGCGAGGAAGCCCTTTCGGTTCGGCGTCAACCTGACCGCTCCCGCTGGGCGCCGGGAGTGGGTCGACAAGAGTCGCAAGGCCGAGGAGTTGGGCTACGACGTGGTGTGCGTGCCGGATCACCTCGGCGCGCCCGCGCCGTTTCCCGCGCTCGTGCTCGCCGCGGAGGCGACCAGCAGCGTGCGGCTGTGCCCGTTCGTGCTCAACACCAGCTTCTACAACCCCGCGTTGCTCGCCCGCGATGTCGCCTGCACCGACCAGTACGTCGAAGGCAGGCTGGAACTGGGTCTGGGCACCGGCTATGTCAAGGCGGAGTTCGACGCCGCCGGACTGCCGTTTCCCGGCCCCGGTGCCAGGATCGACCACCTGGAGCACACCGTGCGGCGGTTGCGCGTGCTGTTCGCCGAGGAAGAGCCCCGCCCGGCCCAGCACCCCGGCCCGCCACTGCTCATGGCGGGGCACCGAGACCGGATGCTCCGGCTCGCCGCCCGCGAGGCGGACATCGTGGGCTTCTCCGGCGCCACCTTCGACCACGCGGGCACCTCGGCCTCCGTGGCGACGGCCGAACAGCTCGGTGAGCGGGTGGATTTCGTGCGCAGGGAGGCGGGTGAGCGAGCCGACCGGATCGAACTGAACCTGCTGATCCAGAAGGTGGTGCTCACCGGTGACCGCGAGAGTGCCCTCCAGTCACTGCGGCGCTACGCTCCCGAACTGACCGACGAGCAGTTCAGTGACGTACCGATCCTGCTGGTGGGGACGGCGCGGCAGGTCGCGGACCAGCTGCGCGCCCAGCGTGAGCGGTTCGGGTTCACCTACCTCACCGTGCTGGCGCCGGATATGGAGACCTTCGCCGAAGTGATCGAGTTGCTGCGCTGA